In Helianthus annuus cultivar XRQ/B chromosome 3, HanXRQr2.0-SUNRISE, whole genome shotgun sequence, a single window of DNA contains:
- the LOC110932568 gene encoding G-type lectin S-receptor-like serine/threonine-protein kinase LECRK3 produces the protein MTKPEITVVWTANPDDPPLSSNSTIVLSRHGWLRLLTPYGKENTTPYGNNNILVSQDDSATSASMFDSGNFVLYKDFEVVWQSFDYPTDTILGGQKLVAGYALYSSVSASHHSSGRFILYMQYDGNLVAYPRNSSWSSDDSYWSTETYSTYYDSLNLSCSGSLYMVGFSEPQRVLNPHTSSPARENETVIYRATLNPKGNFVLYSHTFTTLPSNLTRMNIEWAALRNPCKAKGSCGVNSYCSFTTADDAECHCFPGFSFLNDTIDRKILGCSRGFTDEEACSQSGLEYFSYNMSALESIELQALDPYSVRNLSKNACSKSCLDDCNCWASLYADDGCKKLMDPIVNALLNKSILATVFIKFRVPQTASVNIIKQSVVVERKRLVSVLAIAFGILALICTPMAFSSYFFYRVHAHR, from the coding sequence ATGACCAAACCGGAAATCACAGTTGTTTGGACCGCAAACCCTGATGACCCACCTCTCTCGTCAAACAGTACTATCGTGCTTAGCAGACATGGTTGGCTGCGTCTGCTCACTCCATATGGTAAGGAAAACACCACTCCATATGGTAATAACAACATCCTTGTATCACAGGATGATTCAGCAACCTCAGCTTCTATGTTTGATTCTGGTAACTTTGTACTCTATAAGGACTTTGAGGTCGTATGGCAAAGCTTTGATTACCCTACTGATACGATATTAGGTGGACAAAAGCTTGTTGCAGGGTATGCACTATACTCTAGTGTATCGGCTTCACATCACTCGAGTGGACGCTTTATACTGTATATGCAGTATGATGGAAACCTTGTGGCTTACCCTCGAAACAGTTCCTGGTCAAGTGATGACTCATACTGGTCTACCGAAACCTATTCCACCTATTATGATTCATTGAATCTCAGCTGTAGTGGCTCTCTGTACATGGTGGGGTTTTCTGAGCCACAAAGAGTTCTGAATCCACATACAAGCTCACCGGCAAGAGAAAATGAGACAGTAATCTATCGTGCTACTCTGAATCCAAAGGGTAACTTCGTTTTGTATTCCCACACATTCACAACTCTCCCTAGTAACTTGACTAGGATGAATATTGAATGGGCTGCTTTACGGAACCCGTGTAAGGCCAAAGGCAGCTGTGGTGTTAACAGCTACTGTTCTTTTACCACAGCTGACGATGCGGAGTGTCATTGCTTTCCTGGTTTTTCATTTCTCAATGATACGATAGATAGGAAGATCCTTGGCTGTAGCAGGGGTTTCACTGATGAAGAAGCCTGCAGCCAAAGTGGGCTAGAATATTTTTCCTATAATATGTCCGCGTTGGAAAGTATAGAGCTTCAAGCACTCGATCCTTACTCCGTGAGGAATCTTAGCAAGAATGCTTGTAGTAAATCTTGCCTGGATGATTGCAATTGCTGGGCAAGTCTGTATGCAGATGATGGTTGCAAAAAGCTCATGGATCCAATCGTTAACGCACTGCTTAATAAAAGCATATTAGCCACAGTCTTCATCAAATTTAGAGTCCCGCAAACAGCCTCAGTGAACATAATAAAACAAAGTGTAGTAGTTGAAAGGAAAAGACTTGTTTCTGTTCTAGCCATAGCGTTTGGTATACTTGCTCTTATTTGTACTCCGATGGCATTCTCTAGTTACTTCTTCTACAGAGTGCATGCTCATAGGTGA